The Engystomops pustulosus chromosome 4, aEngPut4.maternal, whole genome shotgun sequence genome contains a region encoding:
- the GLTPD2 gene encoding glycolipid transfer protein domain-containing protein 2 isoform X1, which yields MSCAASTDMSCRRILRLLIPLALIFLFLYLSTTKLPDPPLRECVRDGKPCVQEESEVIPKPEENQVGDLSSLQGDDTYLQVVESSLKNCKGKNFQIGKMLQSFHSCVTEDQEILLEHYLEAWRELIKFMDSMGTVFTFISSETKTKINILENYRNGENGRSYRTIRSMMKYELENHVVNFKELPSNRVPSGCRTLLRMHRALKWLEVFLYNVGTSPGQDKTSEMCAEAYHKTLSHYHSWFIRQVAEVAFLALPPLEEMYKVVCVRTHEEARVVLLTTVEAIVKVYNITQELYTVNHMLDLP from the exons ATGTCCTGTGCCGCCTCCACGGACATGAGCTGCCGCAGAATCCTCCGCCTGCTCATCCCGCTGGCATTGATATTCCTGTTTCTTTACCTGAGCACCACAAAGCTTC CAGATCCTCCGCTCCGAGAATGTGTGAGAGATGGAAAACCCTGCGTCCAGGAGGAGAGCGAGGTCATCCCCAAACCGGAGGAGAAT CAGGTAGGTGACCTCAGTTCTCTGCAGGGAGATGACACCTACCTCCAAGTGGTTGAGAGTTCGCTTAAAAACTGTAAAGGGAAGAATTTTCAAATCGGAAAAATGCTGCAGTCCTTTCACTCCTGTGTGACTGAGGACCAAGAGATATTACTGGAACATTACTTGGAAGCCTGGAGGGAGCTGATAAA GTTCATGGACTCTATGGGCACAGTCTTCACCTTCATCTCCAGTGAAACCAAAACCAAAATTAACATCCTGGAGAATTACCGAAACGGAGAAAACGGGAGGAGCTACCGGACCATAAGGTCCATGATGAAATACGAGCTGGAGAACCATGTGGTCAACTTCAAAGAACTTCCTTCCAACAGGGTCCCCTCGGGGTGTCGGACGTTGTTACGCATGCACCGCGCCTTGAAGTGGTTGGAGGTCTTCCTCTACAATGTGGGCACCAGTCCTGGTCAGGACAAGACCTCGGAGATGTGTGCGGAGGCCTACCACAAGACCTTGTCCCACTATCACAGCTGGTTCATCCGGCAGGTGGCGGAGGTGGCCTTCTTGGCTTTGCCTCCTCTAGAGGAGATGTACAAGGTGGTTTGTGTCCGGACCCACGAGGAGGCCAGGGTGGTCCTCCTGACCACTGTGGAAGCCATTGTGAAGGTCTACAACATCACCCAAGAACTCTACACCGTCAACCACATGCTGGACCTGCCGTGA
- the GLTPD2 gene encoding glycolipid transfer protein domain-containing protein 2 isoform X4 yields MSCAASTDMSCRRILRLLIPLALIFLFLYLSTTKLHPPLRECVRDGKPCVQEESEVIPKPEENVGDLSSLQGDDTYLQVVESSLKNCKGKNFQIGKMLQSFHSCVTEDQEILLEHYLEAWRELIKFMDSMGTVFTFISSETKTKINILENYRNGENGRSYRTIRSMMKYELENHVVNFKELPSNRVPSGCRTLLRMHRALKWLEVFLYNVGTSPGQDKTSEMCAEAYHKTLSHYHSWFIRQVAEVAFLALPPLEEMYKVVCVRTHEEARVVLLTTVEAIVKVYNITQELYTVNHMLDLP; encoded by the exons ATGTCCTGTGCCGCCTCCACGGACATGAGCTGCCGCAGAATCCTCCGCCTGCTCATCCCGCTGGCATTGATATTCCTGTTTCTTTACCTGAGCACCACAAAGCTTC ATCCTCCGCTCCGAGAATGTGTGAGAGATGGAAAACCCTGCGTCCAGGAGGAGAGCGAGGTCATCCCCAAACCGGAGGAGAAT GTAGGTGACCTCAGTTCTCTGCAGGGAGATGACACCTACCTCCAAGTGGTTGAGAGTTCGCTTAAAAACTGTAAAGGGAAGAATTTTCAAATCGGAAAAATGCTGCAGTCCTTTCACTCCTGTGTGACTGAGGACCAAGAGATATTACTGGAACATTACTTGGAAGCCTGGAGGGAGCTGATAAA GTTCATGGACTCTATGGGCACAGTCTTCACCTTCATCTCCAGTGAAACCAAAACCAAAATTAACATCCTGGAGAATTACCGAAACGGAGAAAACGGGAGGAGCTACCGGACCATAAGGTCCATGATGAAATACGAGCTGGAGAACCATGTGGTCAACTTCAAAGAACTTCCTTCCAACAGGGTCCCCTCGGGGTGTCGGACGTTGTTACGCATGCACCGCGCCTTGAAGTGGTTGGAGGTCTTCCTCTACAATGTGGGCACCAGTCCTGGTCAGGACAAGACCTCGGAGATGTGTGCGGAGGCCTACCACAAGACCTTGTCCCACTATCACAGCTGGTTCATCCGGCAGGTGGCGGAGGTGGCCTTCTTGGCTTTGCCTCCTCTAGAGGAGATGTACAAGGTGGTTTGTGTCCGGACCCACGAGGAGGCCAGGGTGGTCCTCCTGACCACTGTGGAAGCCATTGTGAAGGTCTACAACATCACCCAAGAACTCTACACCGTCAACCACATGCTGGACCTGCCGTGA
- the GLTPD2 gene encoding glycolipid transfer protein domain-containing protein 2 isoform X2 produces MSCAASTDMSCRRILRLLIPLALIFLFLYLSTTKLHPPLRECVRDGKPCVQEESEVIPKPEENQVGDLSSLQGDDTYLQVVESSLKNCKGKNFQIGKMLQSFHSCVTEDQEILLEHYLEAWRELIKFMDSMGTVFTFISSETKTKINILENYRNGENGRSYRTIRSMMKYELENHVVNFKELPSNRVPSGCRTLLRMHRALKWLEVFLYNVGTSPGQDKTSEMCAEAYHKTLSHYHSWFIRQVAEVAFLALPPLEEMYKVVCVRTHEEARVVLLTTVEAIVKVYNITQELYTVNHMLDLP; encoded by the exons ATGTCCTGTGCCGCCTCCACGGACATGAGCTGCCGCAGAATCCTCCGCCTGCTCATCCCGCTGGCATTGATATTCCTGTTTCTTTACCTGAGCACCACAAAGCTTC ATCCTCCGCTCCGAGAATGTGTGAGAGATGGAAAACCCTGCGTCCAGGAGGAGAGCGAGGTCATCCCCAAACCGGAGGAGAAT CAGGTAGGTGACCTCAGTTCTCTGCAGGGAGATGACACCTACCTCCAAGTGGTTGAGAGTTCGCTTAAAAACTGTAAAGGGAAGAATTTTCAAATCGGAAAAATGCTGCAGTCCTTTCACTCCTGTGTGACTGAGGACCAAGAGATATTACTGGAACATTACTTGGAAGCCTGGAGGGAGCTGATAAA GTTCATGGACTCTATGGGCACAGTCTTCACCTTCATCTCCAGTGAAACCAAAACCAAAATTAACATCCTGGAGAATTACCGAAACGGAGAAAACGGGAGGAGCTACCGGACCATAAGGTCCATGATGAAATACGAGCTGGAGAACCATGTGGTCAACTTCAAAGAACTTCCTTCCAACAGGGTCCCCTCGGGGTGTCGGACGTTGTTACGCATGCACCGCGCCTTGAAGTGGTTGGAGGTCTTCCTCTACAATGTGGGCACCAGTCCTGGTCAGGACAAGACCTCGGAGATGTGTGCGGAGGCCTACCACAAGACCTTGTCCCACTATCACAGCTGGTTCATCCGGCAGGTGGCGGAGGTGGCCTTCTTGGCTTTGCCTCCTCTAGAGGAGATGTACAAGGTGGTTTGTGTCCGGACCCACGAGGAGGCCAGGGTGGTCCTCCTGACCACTGTGGAAGCCATTGTGAAGGTCTACAACATCACCCAAGAACTCTACACCGTCAACCACATGCTGGACCTGCCGTGA
- the GLTPD2 gene encoding glycolipid transfer protein domain-containing protein 2 isoform X3: MSCAASTDMSCRRILRLLIPLALIFLFLYLSTTKLPDPPLRECVRDGKPCVQEESEVIPKPEENVGDLSSLQGDDTYLQVVESSLKNCKGKNFQIGKMLQSFHSCVTEDQEILLEHYLEAWRELIKFMDSMGTVFTFISSETKTKINILENYRNGENGRSYRTIRSMMKYELENHVVNFKELPSNRVPSGCRTLLRMHRALKWLEVFLYNVGTSPGQDKTSEMCAEAYHKTLSHYHSWFIRQVAEVAFLALPPLEEMYKVVCVRTHEEARVVLLTTVEAIVKVYNITQELYTVNHMLDLP; this comes from the exons ATGTCCTGTGCCGCCTCCACGGACATGAGCTGCCGCAGAATCCTCCGCCTGCTCATCCCGCTGGCATTGATATTCCTGTTTCTTTACCTGAGCACCACAAAGCTTC CAGATCCTCCGCTCCGAGAATGTGTGAGAGATGGAAAACCCTGCGTCCAGGAGGAGAGCGAGGTCATCCCCAAACCGGAGGAGAAT GTAGGTGACCTCAGTTCTCTGCAGGGAGATGACACCTACCTCCAAGTGGTTGAGAGTTCGCTTAAAAACTGTAAAGGGAAGAATTTTCAAATCGGAAAAATGCTGCAGTCCTTTCACTCCTGTGTGACTGAGGACCAAGAGATATTACTGGAACATTACTTGGAAGCCTGGAGGGAGCTGATAAA GTTCATGGACTCTATGGGCACAGTCTTCACCTTCATCTCCAGTGAAACCAAAACCAAAATTAACATCCTGGAGAATTACCGAAACGGAGAAAACGGGAGGAGCTACCGGACCATAAGGTCCATGATGAAATACGAGCTGGAGAACCATGTGGTCAACTTCAAAGAACTTCCTTCCAACAGGGTCCCCTCGGGGTGTCGGACGTTGTTACGCATGCACCGCGCCTTGAAGTGGTTGGAGGTCTTCCTCTACAATGTGGGCACCAGTCCTGGTCAGGACAAGACCTCGGAGATGTGTGCGGAGGCCTACCACAAGACCTTGTCCCACTATCACAGCTGGTTCATCCGGCAGGTGGCGGAGGTGGCCTTCTTGGCTTTGCCTCCTCTAGAGGAGATGTACAAGGTGGTTTGTGTCCGGACCCACGAGGAGGCCAGGGTGGTCCTCCTGACCACTGTGGAAGCCATTGTGAAGGTCTACAACATCACCCAAGAACTCTACACCGTCAACCACATGCTGGACCTGCCGTGA
- the LOC140128345 gene encoding dnaJ homolog subfamily C member 18-like, which produces MERQRAEMLIKIARVRLQCGRTGDALNYLYQAQSLYPSRTAAGLIQAIRGGHFEPDGGDCGPRQGHFEQRDFWAHQNHYAGCGNCGRPGWPEEDEEDDDDEDDDDDEEEDDDDDEEEEEKVLQGFEDQEDYYRVLGVRKDADTEVIRKAYRKLALRYHPDKNHSAGATEAFKVIGKAFAVLNDPTKRKVYDDSKGRAQAPCDQDLTTDEIFDLFFRGHFSARAAYAFSGRPREPPRSTRREGPDGRWQRWAQEDDLQDRPRWQQRESMRQNTGQEWRWREEAYNDGKKQEGGPSKWQKEVKREPGRPKTHQERKQDAGRTSPKWWEKKGPEPKKSRWREEMEKHNIKRPRRPDEEEEGGAQKSAYSAFIQVLPVLILVVVSVVAQMTATAPAYSLQAKPSYGLTIPRETSSRGVPYFVGQSFQNRYRGQTLVELERAVEKEYAEQVQAGCWKEKQQRSDLANLARLYGDQRLREKADTFKMENCRKLSDLIGIRRGG; this is translated from the exons ATGGAGCGACAGAGAGCGGAGATGCTGATAAAGATCGCCCGGGTGCGGCTCCAGTGCGGCAGAACCGGGGACGCCCTGAATTACCTCTATCAGGCCCAGAGCCTCTACCCCTCCCGCACGGCGGCCGGGCTCATCCAGGCCATACGGGGGGGTCACTTCGAACCCGACGGAGGCGACTGTGGACCAAGGCAGGGACATTTCGAGCAGCGAGACTTCTGGGCCCATCAGAACCACTATGCGGGTTGTGGGAACTGTGGCAGGCCGGGGTGGCCGGAGGAGGACgaggaagatgatgatgatgaagatgatgatgacgatgaggaggaggatgatgatgatgatgaagaggaggaggaaaaggtCCTACAAGGCTTTGAAGACCAGGAGGATTATTACCGGGTCCTCGGAGTCAGGAAAGACGCAGATACGGAAGTGATCCGGAAGGCGTACCGCAAACTGGCGCTGAGATACCACCCGGACAAGAACCACTCAGCGGGAGCTACCGAGGCCTTCAAG GTTATTGGAAAAGCTTTTGCAGTTCTTAACGATCCGACCAAGAGGAAGGTTTATGACGACTCCAAAGGCCGAGCTCAAGCGCCTTGTGACCAGGACCTGACCACAGATGAGATCTTTGATCTGTTCTTCAGGGGCCACTTCTCTGCTCGAGCTGCGTATGCCTTCAGTGGCCGTCCACGAGAACCACCAAGATCCACCAGAAGAGAAGGACCAGACGGAAGATGGCAGAGGTGGGCACAAGAGGACGATCTACAAGACAGGCCGAGGTGGCAGCAACGAGAAAGTATGAGGCAAAACACTGGTCAAGAATGGAGATGGAGAGAGGAGGCCTACAATGATGGAAAGAAACAGGAGGGAGGTCCATCAAAGTGGCAAAAAGAGGTCAAACGAGAGCCAGGAAGACCCAAGACCCatcaggagaggaaacaagacgCTGGAAGGACCAGTCCAAAGTGGTGGGAGAAGAAGGGTCCGGAACCTAAGAAGTCAAGATGGCGTGAAGAAATGGAGAAACATAATATAAAACGACCCCGAAGGCCTGATGAAGAGGAAGAAGGTGGTGCCCAGAAATCAGCATATTCTGCCTTTATCCAGGTCCTACCAGTCCTGATCCTGGTGGTGGTATCAGTGGTGGCACAGATGACTGCCACCGCTCCAGCTTACAGTCTCCAAGCAAAGCCTTCTTATGGCCTAACAATCCCTCGGGAAACCAGTAGTCGAGGGGTCCCGTATTTTGTCGGCCAGAGCTTCCAGAATCGTTATCGAGGTCAAACGCTAGTGGAACTAGAGAGGGCGGTGGAGAAGGAATACGCCGAGCAAGTCCAAGCCGGCTGCTGGAAAGAGAAACAACAAAGGTCCGACTTGGCCAATCTTGCCCGGCTTTATGGAGACCAGAGATTAAGAGAGAAGGCCGACACCTTTAAGATGGAGAACTGTAGGAAGTTGTCAGACCTCATTGGTATAAGGAGGGGGGGTTGA